The Candidatus Binataceae bacterium sequence GCTGACCTCCGCCAATGGCGCTGATGACGTCCTCGACGGTTGCGACCTGGGCGAAGCCGCGGCGGAGATTTGCGAGCACGGTTTTCTGCACCTGCTCGGCGTTGATCGCCTCTCCGTCGGTCTCCAGCGCAATCGGCGCGGTGCCGTCCTCGAGCACGATAACCTGGTAGTCGCGGAAGTTGGCGTCACGCGCGGTCGAATCGCAGCAGAAGTTGGTCGAATAGCCGCCGATGATCAGGGTGTCGATCCCCCGCGCGCGGAGCATCGCGTCGAGTTCGCTGTTGAAAAATGCGCTATAGCGATTGCGCTCCAGCACCGGTTCTCCGGCCCGCGGCGACAGCTCCGGCATTATCGCCGTGCCCTGCGTGCCCTTGACCAGTACCTCGCCCTTACCGATCGGCTCCCAGAACTTTCCCAACTGGCCGCTGTCCGCCCCGTTACTGCAGAACGCCAGCGATGAAAAGACCACCGTCACGGAGCGCTGCCGGGCCTCGTCCAAAAGTTTTTCAAGGCGCG is a genomic window containing:
- a CDS encoding cysteine hydrolase, with the translated sequence MNRLDPKKTALLIINMTNDLLGWEGVRPLVPRLEKLLDEARQRSVTVVFSSLAFCSNGADSGQLGKFWEPIGKGEVLVKGTQGTAIMPELSPRAGEPVLERNRYSAFFNSELDAMLRARGIDTLIIGGYSTNFCCDSTARDANFRDYQVIVLEDGTAPIALETDGEAINAEQVQKTVLANLRRGFAQVATVEDVISAIGGGQPA